In a genomic window of Streptomyces sp. SJL17-4:
- a CDS encoding DUF397 domain-containing protein, with translation MNDMESLAWFKSSYSGGEGGQCIEVATGAGTVHVRDSKDVARPALTVSRDAWTGFVGLASAE, from the coding sequence ATGAACGACATGGAATCCCTCGCCTGGTTCAAGAGCAGCTACAGCGGTGGCGAGGGCGGCCAGTGCATCGAGGTCGCGACCGGTGCGGGAACCGTGCACGTCCGTGACTCCAAGGACGTGGCCCGGCCCGCCCTCACCGTCTCGCGCGACGCGTGGACCGGCTTCGTCGGGCTCGCCTCGGCGGAGTAG
- a CDS encoding GNAT family protein, which translates to MTASSLIPPVVPAGRLAGMEQPVLGLPSGWELRPWEFGDADALLAAGQDQAIRHWNRLLVDSSEGARQRIERMRRRWQGELSAIWAIARPGREAAGLIGWGDIDLAGGSAEIVYWLLPEARGGGVAAEATERVSRWAFDDLGLHRLRLCHSVANPASCRVAEKAGYSLEGTMRSALLHADGWHDEHLHALVQGDV; encoded by the coding sequence ATGACCGCCTCCTCGCTCATACCTCCCGTCGTTCCCGCCGGCCGTCTGGCCGGGATGGAGCAACCCGTACTCGGCCTGCCCAGCGGGTGGGAGCTGCGGCCCTGGGAGTTCGGCGATGCCGACGCGTTGCTGGCTGCCGGCCAGGACCAGGCGATCCGCCACTGGAACCGTCTGCTGGTGGACTCCTCGGAAGGAGCCCGTCAGAGGATCGAGCGCATGCGCCGGCGGTGGCAGGGCGAGCTCAGCGCGATCTGGGCCATCGCCCGGCCGGGCCGCGAGGCGGCGGGTCTGATCGGCTGGGGCGACATCGATCTCGCGGGCGGTAGCGCCGAGATCGTCTACTGGCTGCTGCCGGAGGCGCGGGGCGGGGGCGTCGCCGCCGAGGCGACGGAGCGTGTCAGCCGGTGGGCTTTCGACGATCTCGGCCTGCATCGCCTTCGGTTGTGCCACTCGGTGGCCAATCCGGCCTCCTGCCGCGTGGCGGAGAAGGCGGGGTACTCCCTCGAAGGCACCATGCGCAGTGCGCTTCTGCACGCCGACGGCTGGCACGACGAGCATCTGCACGCCCTGGTCCAGGGCGACGTCTGA
- a CDS encoding MFS transporter yields the protein MTEPYVTGAATAAPDTPPARRGPVVAALMLGMGLAAIDGTIVSTAVPQIVGDLGGLAVFSWLFSGYLLAVTVTLPVYGKLSDTFGRKPVLIAGVVLFLIGSLLCAAAWNMASLIAFRVVQGLGGGALQGTIQTIAADLYPLKERPKIQAKLSSVWAASSVAGPAAGGLLAGYADWRWIFLINLPVGAVALWLIVKHLKEPARTTPRARVRIDWAGALAIFATGALLLTALVQGGVAWPWLSAPSLGLLAGAAALGAATVAIERRAAEPIIPGWVWRRRTISAVNLALGALGLLMVAPTVFLPTYAQSVLGLGPIAAGFVLSVMTLSWPISAAFSNRIYGRIGFRLTAVIGISLALVLLLAFPFLPFPGEPWQPALLMLLLGAALGLFQLPLIVGVQSTVPYEERGTTTASVLFCRQVGQSVGAALFGAVANGVLAARLGGGDLDTLARALDAPDSLTAGAMDGLRRAVDAAVDYVFVGAAGAAALALLVLLTLAPRRFPVLKEAAGEDRNAHRDPE from the coding sequence GTGACGGAGCCGTACGTGACGGGGGCCGCGACAGCGGCCCCGGACACCCCACCCGCCCGCCGCGGCCCCGTAGTGGCCGCCCTGATGCTCGGCATGGGGCTCGCCGCCATCGACGGCACGATCGTGTCCACCGCCGTCCCGCAGATCGTCGGCGACCTCGGCGGACTCGCCGTCTTCTCCTGGCTGTTCTCCGGCTATCTGCTCGCCGTGACCGTCACCCTGCCGGTGTACGGGAAGCTCAGCGACACCTTCGGCCGCAAGCCGGTCCTGATCGCCGGGGTCGTCCTCTTCCTCATCGGCTCGCTCCTGTGCGCGGCCGCCTGGAACATGGCCTCCCTCATCGCCTTCCGCGTCGTCCAGGGCCTCGGCGGCGGCGCGCTCCAGGGCACGATCCAGACGATCGCCGCCGACCTGTACCCGCTGAAGGAACGCCCCAAGATCCAGGCGAAGCTCTCCTCCGTCTGGGCCGCCTCCTCAGTCGCCGGCCCGGCGGCCGGCGGCCTCCTCGCGGGCTACGCCGACTGGCGCTGGATCTTCCTGATCAACCTGCCGGTGGGGGCGGTGGCGCTGTGGCTGATCGTCAAGCACCTGAAGGAACCGGCCCGCACCACGCCACGCGCGCGCGTACGGATCGACTGGGCGGGCGCGCTCGCCATCTTCGCCACCGGGGCGCTGCTCCTCACCGCCCTGGTCCAGGGCGGCGTCGCCTGGCCCTGGCTGTCCGCCCCGTCCCTCGGCCTCCTGGCCGGAGCGGCGGCCCTCGGCGCGGCGACGGTGGCGATCGAACGGCGCGCGGCCGAACCGATCATCCCCGGCTGGGTCTGGCGCCGCCGCACGATATCCGCCGTCAACCTCGCCCTCGGCGCGCTGGGCCTGCTCATGGTCGCGCCGACCGTCTTCCTGCCCACGTACGCGCAGTCCGTCCTGGGCCTCGGGCCGATAGCGGCCGGTTTCGTGCTCTCGGTGATGACCCTGAGCTGGCCCATCAGCGCGGCGTTCTCGAACCGGATCTACGGCCGGATCGGCTTCCGCCTGACGGCCGTCATCGGCATCTCACTCGCCCTGGTCCTCCTCCTGGCGTTCCCGTTCCTCCCGTTCCCCGGCGAACCCTGGCAGCCGGCCCTGCTCATGCTGCTGCTCGGCGCCGCCCTCGGCCTCTTCCAACTGCCGCTGATCGTGGGCGTGCAGTCGACGGTCCCGTACGAGGAGAGGGGCACGACCACCGCCTCCGTCCTCTTCTGTCGCCAGGTGGGCCAGAGCGTGGGCGCGGCGCTGTTCGGCGCGGTGGCGAACGGCGTCCTGGCCGCCCGCCTGGGCGGCGGCGACCTGGACACCCTGGCCCGCGCGCTGGACGCCCCCGACTCCCTGACGGCAGGGGCGATGGACGGCCTGCGCCGCGCGGTCGACGCGGCGGTCGACTACGTCTTCGTCGGCGCGGCGGGGGCGGCGGCCCTGGCACTCCTGGTCCTGCTGACCCTGGCACCCCGCCGCTTCCCGGTCCTGAAGGAGGCGGCGGGCGAGGACCGGAACGCCCACCGTGACCCAGAGTGA
- a CDS encoding ABC transporter ATP-binding protein, with protein sequence MEGGSTAVAARARQVVKAYGSGETRVVALDSVDVDIARGQFTAIMGPSGSGKSTLMHCLAGLDTVTSGEIFLDETEITRLKDKKLTQLRRDRIGFIFQAFNLLPTLSAIENITLPMDIAGRKPDAEWLRRVVDTVGLSERLKHRPNELSGGQQQRVAVARALAARPEIIFGDEPTGNLDSRAGAEVLGFLRTSVDELGQTIVMVTHDPVAASYADRVLYLADGRIVDEMLRPTADAVLDRMKDFDARGRTS encoded by the coding sequence GTGGAGGGAGGGAGTACGGCCGTCGCCGCGCGGGCGCGTCAGGTCGTCAAGGCGTACGGCTCCGGGGAGACCCGGGTCGTCGCGCTGGACTCCGTCGACGTCGACATCGCCCGCGGACAGTTCACCGCGATCATGGGACCCTCGGGTTCCGGCAAGTCGACCCTGATGCACTGCCTCGCCGGGCTCGACACCGTCACCAGCGGCGAGATCTTCCTCGACGAGACCGAGATCACCCGGCTCAAGGACAAGAAGCTCACGCAGCTGCGCCGGGACCGGATCGGCTTCATCTTCCAGGCGTTCAACCTGCTGCCGACCCTGAGCGCCATCGAGAACATCACGCTGCCGATGGACATCGCCGGCCGCAAGCCCGACGCCGAGTGGCTGCGCCGGGTCGTCGACACCGTCGGCCTCTCCGAGCGGCTCAAGCACCGGCCGAACGAGCTCTCCGGCGGCCAGCAGCAGCGCGTGGCCGTGGCCCGCGCGCTCGCCGCCCGGCCCGAGATCATCTTCGGGGACGAGCCGACCGGAAACCTGGACTCGCGGGCGGGTGCCGAGGTCCTCGGCTTCCTCCGCACCTCGGTCGACGAGCTGGGGCAGACGATCGTCATGGTCACGCACGACCCGGTCGCCGCCTCCTACGCGGACCGGGTCCTCTACCTCGCCGACGGGCGGATCGTGGACGAGATGCTCCGGCCGACCGCCGACGCCGTCCTCGACCGCATGAAGGACTTCGACGCGCGCGGGCGGACGTCATGA